One window of Flexistipes sp. genomic DNA carries:
- a CDS encoding chromosome segregation SMC family protein — MIFKRITLQGFKSFVEKTNMDFPSGVTCVVGPNGSGKSNILDAIRWVFGEQSARELRGSEMEDIVFAGSENRKPSGFAQVSLTLGDLDDETTAKWGTLSEITVSRKYYKTGEREYLINNRKCKLKDIKEIFYDTGIGARSISIIEQGKVEKIIQSSPEELRLFFEETAGVVKFKERKKEAEKRLSQTKDNLGRVNDIIAEVRQNASALYEQLQKLNSYKELKDSKKHLDFSYLFNSYNELKEKLSVLNKKHDDSLLRINEKNKTLDKLRGDLNKRKAELGEKQKEYQRCNETLIDLIEKINKCEADIKVLQSNIESSEHTKVQLKEEIEADNSKLRELTDESQRLKHSLEELEERKGSIQEKIDEINDILADLQLQKEDNDDELAECREIYLDFTQKVTELRNEIYKNETEYENTEKNIKKLKAEQKEIDDNTEELGAEKERLNSLIEDKKSDRRIYADKLEEFDVKLQETEEKLNVKAKEMEDIRIEHSTTKRTLELLQTQLKTETFADEGDEKFFHEIGAKFLVDFLPGHDTEVLKEFGDVLVLKGNDSNSRKELLYNIDRLKGSYRFVFENELDSFEKFLLETSFESVSANIIKFEHIFHKFGEKDKNALVLKLKNDIKTAESDISRAGILLEEKGSEYDNLKEKKDTIASEIEKLKKTKESLDQEINKYENELNTVLSDISRDRRRTDVLKKELNVNSEELGRIRSENKNLTARLEEISEKQENYNEQMEELEEKSEFLSNKIDEYKDQLSELKIEIRGYSEQISGINKQKHYVDKDISTTSNKIADLKNRLKKLMTVDVSNWQTGLQSKQEYLKKYKREKIQNEDLKKFLETESEELRNGAEELENSINEQKDVINKEEREYERLHYSIMQTKSELKDLQERYEEKYQGSDIYNDLKSYETKDFKPRVIKNKIADIEKKIEELGPLNMAADNEYYEAQERLDFLLKQREDLENAIGTIYELIREIDDSTVKQFKHTFESVRKHFLDIFKILFGEGKAELKLTDENNLLTTGVEIFVQPPGKRLQNMNLLSGGEKAMTACTLLFAMFLHKPTPFCFLDEIDAPLDDANVNRFVKIVKELSKKSQFVIISHNQKTIENADSLYGVTMQEPGVSKILSVTLDKQDLKNTNAANLK, encoded by the coding sequence ATGATATTTAAACGCATCACCCTGCAGGGGTTTAAATCTTTTGTTGAAAAGACCAATATGGACTTTCCGTCCGGTGTGACCTGCGTTGTTGGTCCCAACGGCAGCGGTAAAAGTAATATTCTGGATGCCATCAGGTGGGTTTTTGGTGAACAGAGTGCCAGGGAATTAAGAGGCTCTGAGATGGAAGATATTGTCTTTGCCGGTTCGGAAAACAGAAAACCTTCCGGTTTTGCCCAGGTTTCATTAACACTCGGTGATTTGGATGATGAAACTACCGCTAAATGGGGCACATTATCCGAGATTACCGTTTCACGAAAATATTACAAGACGGGCGAAAGGGAATATCTGATAAATAACAGAAAGTGCAAACTGAAAGATATAAAAGAAATATTTTATGATACCGGAATAGGTGCCAGAAGCATTTCCATTATTGAGCAGGGGAAAGTTGAAAAAATTATACAGTCTTCTCCGGAAGAACTGAGGCTTTTTTTTGAAGAGACTGCCGGCGTTGTAAAGTTTAAAGAAAGAAAAAAAGAGGCAGAAAAGCGTCTTTCTCAGACTAAGGATAATCTGGGAAGGGTTAATGACATTATAGCCGAAGTAAGGCAGAATGCTTCAGCCCTTTATGAGCAGCTGCAAAAATTGAATAGCTACAAAGAATTAAAGGACAGTAAAAAACATCTGGATTTTTCATATCTTTTTAACAGCTATAATGAACTTAAAGAAAAGTTATCTGTACTGAACAAAAAACATGACGATAGTCTTCTAAGGATTAATGAAAAAAATAAAACCCTTGATAAACTAAGAGGTGACTTGAATAAAAGAAAAGCGGAACTTGGTGAAAAGCAAAAAGAGTATCAAAGATGTAATGAGACACTTATAGATTTGATTGAAAAAATTAATAAATGTGAAGCTGATATTAAGGTTCTGCAGAGCAATATTGAAAGCTCGGAGCATACAAAAGTGCAGCTGAAAGAAGAAATTGAAGCGGATAACAGTAAATTGCGGGAGCTTACAGATGAAAGCCAGCGTCTCAAGCATTCACTGGAGGAGCTTGAAGAGAGAAAAGGAAGCATTCAGGAAAAAATCGATGAAATAAACGATATACTGGCTGATCTTCAGTTGCAGAAAGAAGATAATGACGATGAGTTGGCAGAGTGCAGGGAAATATATCTCGATTTTACCCAAAAGGTTACCGAGCTTCGTAATGAAATTTACAAAAATGAAACGGAATATGAAAATACTGAAAAAAATATTAAAAAATTGAAGGCGGAACAAAAAGAAATTGATGACAATACAGAAGAATTAGGTGCAGAAAAAGAGCGCCTGAATAGTCTTATTGAAGATAAAAAGAGTGACCGCCGTATATATGCGGATAAACTGGAAGAGTTTGATGTAAAGCTTCAGGAGACAGAAGAGAAACTTAATGTAAAAGCAAAAGAGATGGAAGATATACGTATTGAACATTCCACCACGAAACGAACACTTGAACTTTTGCAGACCCAGCTGAAAACGGAGACTTTTGCAGATGAGGGGGATGAAAAATTTTTTCATGAAATCGGAGCTAAGTTTCTTGTTGATTTTCTGCCGGGGCACGATACCGAGGTTTTAAAAGAATTCGGTGATGTGCTTGTTTTGAAAGGAAATGATTCAAACAGCCGCAAAGAGCTGCTGTATAATATTGACAGGCTTAAGGGCTCCTACCGTTTTGTATTTGAAAATGAGCTGGATTCTTTTGAGAAATTTCTTCTGGAGACAAGTTTTGAGTCTGTTTCGGCAAATATAATAAAATTTGAACATATTTTTCATAAGTTCGGCGAAAAAGATAAAAATGCACTGGTGCTCAAGTTGAAAAACGATATAAAAACTGCCGAATCTGATATTTCCAGAGCAGGTATTTTATTGGAAGAAAAGGGCTCAGAATATGACAATCTGAAAGAGAAAAAAGACACTATTGCCTCAGAAATAGAAAAATTGAAAAAAACTAAGGAATCGCTGGATCAGGAAATCAATAAGTATGAGAACGAACTAAACACGGTTCTTAGTGATATATCTCGTGATAGAAGACGGACAGATGTCCTGAAAAAAGAGCTCAACGTGAACTCCGAAGAACTCGGAAGAATTAGAAGTGAAAACAAAAATCTGACTGCCCGACTTGAGGAAATTTCCGAGAAACAGGAAAACTATAATGAACAAATGGAAGAGCTGGAAGAGAAATCTGAGTTTCTAAGCAATAAGATAGATGAATATAAAGATCAGCTTTCAGAACTGAAAATTGAAATCAGAGGATATTCCGAGCAAATAAGCGGTATCAACAAACAGAAACATTACGTGGATAAGGATATTTCAACAACATCAAATAAAATTGCCGATTTAAAAAACAGGCTCAAAAAGCTTATGACTGTGGATGTAAGTAACTGGCAAACCGGTTTACAGTCAAAACAGGAATATTTGAAGAAATACAAGCGTGAGAAGATTCAGAATGAAGATTTAAAGAAATTTCTTGAGACGGAGTCAGAGGAGCTCAGAAACGGGGCGGAGGAGCTTGAAAACAGTATCAATGAACAGAAAGATGTAATAAATAAAGAGGAAAGGGAGTATGAAAGACTCCACTATTCCATAATGCAGACAAAAAGTGAACTTAAAGATTTGCAGGAGCGGTATGAAGAAAAGTACCAGGGTTCTGATATATACAATGACCTTAAAAGCTATGAAACCAAAGATTTCAAACCGAGGGTTATAAAGAATAAAATCGCTGATATTGAAAAAAAGATTGAAGAGCTGGGGCCGTTGAATATGGCTGCTGACAATGAATATTATGAAGCTCAGGAGCGTCTGGATTTTCTGCTGAAGCAGAGAGAGGATCTGGAGAACGCTATAGGCACGATATACGAACTGATCAGAGAAATTGATGACAGTACCGTAAAGCAGTTTAAGCATACTTTTGAGTCGGTAAGAAAACACTTCCTGGATATTTTTAAGATTCTTTTCGGGGAAGGTAAGGCAGAATTAAAACTGACTGATGAAAATAACCTTTTGACAACGGGTGTGGAGATATTTGTCCAGCCGCCGGGGAAACGGCTGCAGAATATGAATCTTCTTTCCGGCGGCGAGAAGGCTATGACTGCATGTACACTGCTTTTTGCAATGTTTCTGCATAAACCCACACCCTTTTGTTTCCTTGATGAGATTGATGCGCCCCTTGATGATGCAAATGTTAACCGTTTTGTTAAGATTGTCAAAGAACTGTCTAAGAAATCTCAGTTTGTGATTATTTCACATAATCAAAAAACTATTGAAAATGCTGATTCCCTGTACGGGGTGACTATGCAGGAACCCGGTGTCTCAAAAATACTTTCGGTGACATTGGATAAACAGGATTTGAAAAATACTAACGCCGCAAATCTAAAATAA
- the ftsY gene encoding signal recognition particle-docking protein FtsY produces the protein MGFFDVFKRKKREEKDKENIRDDDEEVIEEEEQEETGESESVSDSESDSESESESESGSEKEGQIEESAGDEKDDKSGRKEDKEKKSGVFGRLKKGISKTSGRIIGGMETIFLGKKEIDEELLDELEELFVTSDIGVSTTMKIIDDLRSDVSRKILKNPQELKNALKKKLTEILDIDNELVKTDDKPYVILVTGVNGAGKTTSIAKLAKMFKENGMSVMLAAGDTFRAAAIEQLEIWGERAGVPVVKQKAGSDSAAVVYDAVLSAKSKKIDVVIADTAGRLHTKDNLMNELKKISRVVKKEMPDAPHEVLLVLDATSGQNAVAQAKTFGTEIGVTGVILTKLDGTAKGGVIVGIVDEMQLPVKFIGFGESMDDLKPFDAGEFVEALFESADETDYS, from the coding sequence ATGGGCTTTTTTGATGTTTTCAAAAGAAAAAAGCGTGAAGAAAAAGATAAGGAAAACATTCGGGATGATGACGAAGAAGTAATAGAGGAAGAAGAACAGGAAGAAACTGGTGAGAGTGAGAGTGTGAGTGACAGTGAGAGTGACAGTGAGAGTGAGAGTGAGAGTGAGAGTGGAAGTGAAAAGGAAGGTCAAATAGAAGAATCTGCTGGAGATGAGAAGGACGACAAAAGCGGCAGGAAAGAAGATAAGGAAAAAAAATCAGGTGTTTTCGGAAGGCTGAAAAAGGGGATATCCAAAACTTCGGGAAGAATAATCGGTGGAATGGAAACGATTTTTCTCGGCAAGAAAGAAATCGATGAAGAACTTTTGGATGAGCTGGAGGAGCTTTTTGTCACTTCAGATATCGGTGTTTCCACTACGATGAAAATAATAGATGACCTCAGAAGCGATGTGAGCAGAAAAATTCTAAAAAATCCCCAGGAATTGAAAAACGCCTTAAAAAAGAAACTTACAGAAATACTGGATATAGATAATGAGCTTGTGAAAACGGATGATAAGCCTTATGTCATACTTGTAACCGGAGTTAACGGGGCCGGAAAAACGACGAGTATTGCAAAACTGGCAAAAATGTTTAAAGAAAACGGTATGAGCGTTATGCTCGCCGCGGGGGATACATTTAGGGCTGCAGCAATTGAGCAGCTTGAAATATGGGGTGAGCGTGCAGGCGTTCCTGTGGTAAAACAGAAAGCAGGAAGTGATTCGGCAGCTGTAGTTTATGATGCGGTTCTTTCGGCCAAATCCAAAAAAATTGACGTGGTAATAGCCGATACTGCGGGAAGACTACACACTAAAGATAATCTTATGAATGAATTGAAAAAAATCAGCAGAGTTGTAAAAAAAGAGATGCCTGATGCACCCCATGAGGTTCTGCTGGTTTTGGATGCCACAAGTGGTCAGAATGCCGTTGCCCAGGCCAAAACCTTTGGCACAGAAATCGGTGTTACCGGAGTGATACTTACGAAACTTGACGGAACAGCCAAAGGAGGGGTTATCGTAGGTATCGTTGATGAAATGCAGCTTCCGGTAAAATTTATAGGTTTCGGTGAAAGCATGGATGATTTGAAACCTTTTGATGCCGGAGAATTTGTTGAAGCTTTATTTGAGTCCGCTGATGAAACTGATTACAGCTGA
- a CDS encoding SPL family radical SAM protein, producing MIYIDKSGFDSPFVNIFEREGRKFTFVNSMEEVEDSKNNIYITSGYNTFVHRCPATRNYRCCNYYVVDLVEGCPFDCTYCILQEYLNHNFIKVYSNLGRVEEEIISLSKKGVFRLGTGELSDSLAYDHILKLSDFFIPIINKLENIQFEFKTKSANVGRLFNHNPENILVSWSLNPQEIIAAEEHYTADLDERIDAAAKCAEYGYKVGFHFDPLIYYNDFEKGYSDVAKKLFEKIPEQSVEYISISTFRFIPGLLDTVREKFESSQLLKSDYVKTLDGKMRYFKSLRHYMLGYMVSRIREYWPNVFLYFCMEHETVWKQLLGFDPGEREKFESNFPFYRKSL from the coding sequence ATGATTTACATTGATAAAAGTGGATTTGACAGCCCATTTGTAAATATTTTTGAAAGAGAGGGAAGAAAGTTTACTTTTGTAAACAGCATGGAGGAAGTGGAGGATTCCAAGAATAATATTTACATAACTTCCGGTTATAACACTTTTGTCCACAGGTGCCCGGCTACAAGAAATTACAGGTGCTGCAATTATTATGTTGTGGACTTGGTCGAGGGCTGTCCTTTTGACTGCACATACTGTATTCTGCAGGAGTATCTTAATCATAATTTTATCAAAGTTTACTCAAACCTGGGTAGAGTGGAAGAAGAAATTATCAGTCTTTCAAAGAAAGGTGTTTTCAGACTGGGCACCGGCGAACTTTCCGACAGTCTGGCGTATGATCATATTTTAAAACTTTCGGATTTTTTTATACCTATTATCAACAAGCTTGAAAACATTCAGTTTGAATTTAAAACAAAATCTGCGAATGTGGGAAGGCTGTTTAATCATAATCCGGAAAATATACTTGTCTCATGGAGTTTGAATCCGCAGGAAATTATCGCTGCCGAAGAGCACTATACTGCAGATTTGGATGAGCGTATAGATGCGGCTGCAAAGTGCGCGGAATATGGATATAAAGTGGGTTTTCATTTTGATCCCCTCATTTATTATAATGACTTTGAAAAAGGCTATTCAGATGTAGCCAAAAAACTTTTTGAAAAGATTCCGGAACAATCGGTTGAGTATATAAGTATTTCAACGTTCAGATTTATCCCCGGTCTTCTGGATACTGTGAGGGAAAAGTTTGAGAGCTCACAGCTGCTGAAAAGTGATTATGTCAAAACACTGGATGGGAAAATGCGGTATTTTAAATCTCTGAGACATTACATGTTGGGATATATGGTAAGCAGGATAAGAGAGTACTGGCCGAATGTTTTTCTTTATTTTTGCATGGAACATGAAACTGTTTGGAAACAGCTGCTTGGATTTGATCCCGGTGAAAGGGAAAAATTTGAAAGTAATTTTCCCTTTTATCGCAAATCTCTGTAA
- the tpx gene encoding thiol peroxidase, with the protein MSNVTMKGNPLTLAGNKLSEGDNAPDFKVVDQNLQPESLKDYSGKVKLISVTPSLDTPVCDMQARKFNEEAAKLGDNVAVLNISVDLPFAIKRFCNAAGIDKVETLSDYKDVSFGENYGVLIKELRLLARAVFVVDDKDIVRYMEVVPEVTDEPDYETALSELRKVTQ; encoded by the coding sequence ATGTCGAATGTTACAATGAAAGGAAACCCGCTTACTCTGGCTGGAAATAAGTTGAGTGAAGGCGACAATGCTCCGGATTTTAAGGTTGTGGATCAAAATTTGCAGCCAGAGTCACTCAAAGATTACTCCGGCAAAGTAAAGCTTATAAGTGTTACTCCTTCACTGGATACGCCGGTTTGTGATATGCAGGCCAGAAAATTTAATGAAGAAGCTGCTAAATTGGGTGATAACGTTGCTGTGCTGAACATCAGTGTTGACCTTCCTTTTGCCATTAAACGGTTTTGTAATGCCGCCGGAATAGACAAGGTGGAGACATTATCCGATTATAAGGATGTTTCTTTCGGAGAAAACTACGGGGTGCTTATAAAAGAACTCAGACTTCTTGCACGGGCTGTTTTTGTTGTTGATGATAAAGATATTGTCAGATACATGGAAGTGGTTCCGGAAGTTACAGATGAGCCTGATTATGAAACGGCTTTGTCTGAGTTACGCAAAGTGACTCAATAA
- a CDS encoding molybdopterin-containing oxidoreductase family protein: MGKGQLGLSRRKFLQVSGAAASSIAAGGLFNTVKASSSEHSTLNSSKGNEKFIPSACGMCVNKCGLVAHVVDGRIEKLNPNHKFFKSRSMLCARGNAGAAEPYNPDRLKKPLLRVGKRGEGKWKEISWKEAYKLAAEKLAELKQKYQNRSSVAFVSTEGFQEEFFNMLSTSYGSTNTVRHPTLCLASVIQGWSSVFGTYPDADLTEADFVLMLGANRAESFVTPDTIDFQKSMPKKQTLVYVDPRFTSTAAKADKWYAIRPGTDLAFVLAVIHVIVNENLYDENFVNKYTYGFEDLVKLVKQYTPEWAEKECEIQADEIRWVAREYAKYAPRSVVYPGRRTSWYVNDVYFRRACAILTAITGSWDEPGGIVPKSSIPLNKHDGALYPFYEMVKPRIDVSRKSSIKNLIPNDERAKEGLPQDRCAYLSEKDGSWIVFRDSILKSDPYPVKGMFVFKQNPVEAVPNRERTLEMMKQMEFICTIDIQMSDTAWYSDLVLPESTYLERWDPCHSLSGIWPIVVARQPVIEPIFDTKSMKEITAGIVNEMLKIPSLWDDCWESDVKTFKETVVEPILNQPTEKFIEHQLSKYPGAYEMMLKEGVFYLDDKAKYGKTKKKDFRYKTKTGKIEIYNVRYENDGLNPLPVYASPPQPKPNEFRMILGRHAWNTHSGTQNNEYLHEIEPENAVWINDKRALELGVMDGDYVYVKSPVGEQKIKAKVTRKIRPDCIFYTHGFGRLSKGLSLVYKTGASQAAILEDYVDSISGNAAMHETFVEIRKA; this comes from the coding sequence ATGGGAAAAGGGCAGTTAGGTTTATCCAGGAGAAAGTTTCTTCAGGTATCAGGTGCTGCTGCATCTTCTATTGCAGCAGGAGGGTTGTTTAACACTGTAAAAGCGAGCTCAAGTGAACATTCAACCCTCAACTCTTCAAAGGGCAATGAAAAGTTTATACCGTCTGCATGCGGAATGTGTGTTAACAAATGCGGTCTTGTTGCACATGTGGTGGACGGCAGAATTGAAAAACTAAACCCAAATCATAAGTTTTTCAAATCCCGCTCAATGCTTTGTGCTAGAGGAAATGCCGGGGCTGCTGAGCCTTATAATCCTGACAGATTAAAAAAACCGCTTTTGCGTGTTGGTAAACGCGGTGAAGGAAAATGGAAAGAAATAAGCTGGAAAGAGGCTTATAAGCTGGCTGCTGAAAAGCTGGCAGAATTAAAACAAAAATATCAAAACAGATCTTCTGTAGCCTTTGTTTCAACCGAAGGTTTTCAGGAAGAGTTTTTCAATATGCTCTCAACTTCTTACGGGTCCACTAATACAGTAAGACATCCCACTTTGTGTTTGGCATCAGTTATTCAGGGATGGTCATCTGTTTTTGGCACATATCCCGATGCTGACTTAACGGAAGCTGATTTTGTTTTGATGCTCGGAGCTAACAGAGCCGAATCTTTTGTAACACCGGACACAATTGATTTTCAAAAATCCATGCCCAAAAAGCAAACGCTCGTTTATGTGGATCCCCGTTTTACATCCACAGCCGCAAAAGCAGACAAGTGGTATGCCATCAGGCCCGGGACTGACCTTGCTTTTGTATTGGCTGTAATTCATGTTATTGTAAATGAAAATCTGTATGATGAAAATTTCGTCAATAAATACACATACGGTTTTGAAGACCTTGTAAAACTTGTAAAACAGTATACACCGGAATGGGCTGAAAAAGAGTGTGAAATCCAGGCTGATGAGATTAGATGGGTAGCTCGTGAATATGCCAAATATGCCCCCAGAAGTGTTGTTTATCCGGGCAGAAGAACATCCTGGTATGTGAATGATGTATACTTCAGACGTGCCTGTGCCATTTTGACAGCAATTACAGGTAGTTGGGATGAGCCGGGCGGTATCGTTCCAAAATCATCAATACCTCTTAATAAGCATGATGGCGCTTTATATCCCTTTTATGAAATGGTTAAGCCGCGCATAGACGTTAGCAGAAAATCATCTATCAAAAATTTAATACCTAATGATGAGAGGGCCAAAGAAGGCCTCCCTCAGGACAGATGCGCATATTTAAGTGAAAAGGACGGCAGCTGGATTGTTTTCAGAGATTCAATACTTAAATCCGATCCGTATCCTGTAAAAGGTATGTTTGTTTTTAAACAGAACCCGGTTGAAGCAGTTCCTAACAGAGAAAGGACGTTAGAAATGATGAAGCAGATGGAGTTTATCTGCACGATAGATATTCAGATGTCTGATACTGCATGGTATTCTGATCTTGTACTTCCTGAATCCACATACCTGGAAAGATGGGATCCCTGCCATTCTCTTTCAGGGATATGGCCTATTGTAGTTGCAAGACAACCTGTTATTGAACCTATATTTGATACAAAATCCATGAAAGAGATAACTGCCGGAATTGTCAATGAAATGCTTAAGATCCCTTCATTATGGGATGACTGCTGGGAGTCAGATGTTAAAACTTTTAAAGAAACTGTTGTTGAGCCTATACTAAATCAGCCTACAGAGAAATTTATAGAACATCAACTTTCCAAATACCCCGGAGCTTATGAAATGATGCTTAAAGAAGGGGTGTTTTATCTTGATGATAAAGCAAAATATGGAAAAACAAAAAAGAAAGATTTCAGATATAAAACAAAGACGGGAAAGATAGAAATTTACAATGTTCGATACGAAAATGACGGATTAAACCCACTCCCCGTTTATGCATCACCTCCTCAGCCCAAACCCAACGAATTCAGAATGATTTTAGGCAGACACGCATGGAATACCCATTCCGGGACACAAAATAACGAATATCTGCACGAAATTGAGCCTGAAAATGCTGTATGGATAAACGATAAAAGAGCACTTGAGTTAGGAGTTATGGATGGTGACTACGTTTATGTCAAAAGTCCTGTAGGAGAACAAAAGATTAAGGCAAAAGTCACCAGGAAAATCAGACCGGATTGTATCTTTTATACACACGGCTTCGGACGTTTGTCTAAAGGATTGTCTTTGGTTTACAAAACCGGTGCTTCACAGGCCGCTATCCTGGAAGATTATGTTGACTCAATTTCCGGTAATGCGGCTATGCATGAAACGTTTGTTGAAATAAGAAAAGCTTAA
- a CDS encoding 4Fe-4S dicluster domain-containing protein, with translation MAKKKYAIVLDASKCLNCKACTVACKFENNVPVGQETYRIWVTENRVHGNFPDLTQTFQPSQCQHCENTPCASVCPTNATYKTEEGVVLVDYDKCVLCKACMTACPYDARFVDEHLEVVEKCTMCYHRLPDRDPACVETCPTKVRVFGDINDPKSKASKLLAKNSYYRLKPSVNTRPRLFYVD, from the coding sequence ATGGCGAAAAAAAAATATGCAATAGTATTGGATGCAAGTAAGTGCTTAAACTGCAAAGCTTGCACTGTAGCCTGTAAGTTTGAAAATAATGTCCCTGTGGGTCAGGAAACTTATAGAATCTGGGTAACAGAAAACAGGGTGCATGGGAATTTTCCTGATTTAACTCAAACTTTCCAGCCTTCCCAGTGCCAGCATTGTGAAAACACCCCCTGTGCAAGTGTATGCCCCACCAATGCCACTTATAAAACAGAAGAAGGTGTTGTGCTGGTTGATTATGATAAATGTGTTTTGTGCAAAGCGTGCATGACTGCCTGCCCTTATGATGCCAGGTTTGTTGATGAGCATCTGGAAGTAGTGGAGAAATGCACCATGTGTTACCACAGACTTCCTGACAGGGATCCGGCCTGTGTAGAAACGTGCCCGACAAAGGTCAGAGTGTTTGGTGACATAAATGATCCGAAAAGTAAAGCAAGTAAGCTTTTGGCAAAGAATTCATATTACAGACTGAAGCCTAGTGTTAATACAAGGCCTCGTTTGTTCTATGTAGATTAA
- the nrfD gene encoding NrfD/PsrC family molybdoenzyme membrane anchor subunit: MTTHTEKVSNVAGKTLTTSLIVLGLILLGIGGYASLQVFLQGHEAVYAVNREVPWGLLIATYAYFVITSTGLAFIGGLGHAFGFEKYSKMSKRIVVMAFVILLAGFTQIGMEIGHPIRLMIYLILSPNLSAPIVWMGVFYGIELVILAVELYIIFKPNKKESDHNTAKIVGFFALLVGVLATSNLGYVFGSLNARPFYHGVYFSIFLVISGITAGAALLLAIHNIIYKFKVPESLHSSMKALGKLMGAGIGVMIFLYLWKILSSLYTQPGDSYLAAKALLTGPLSINFWVGELLLAVVLPLAIIVFSKASNMKALGIAGIIFMVGLFFTRYDFIVAGQLPPMREGLAGSGVHTVNGLAQYSPSATEWMIFALGWGVFLVLYFLAERFLILDTKEH; the protein is encoded by the coding sequence ATGACCACTCACACAGAAAAAGTATCAAATGTAGCAGGTAAGACCTTAACCACTTCTTTGATTGTTTTAGGGTTGATCTTGCTTGGTATCGGGGGATATGCTTCATTGCAGGTATTTTTGCAGGGTCATGAAGCTGTGTATGCTGTAAACAGAGAAGTACCTTGGGGATTATTGATAGCCACTTATGCATATTTTGTAATTACATCAACAGGTCTGGCTTTTATAGGCGGACTGGGACATGCTTTTGGCTTTGAGAAATACTCAAAAATGAGCAAGCGTATTGTAGTAATGGCCTTTGTGATTTTATTAGCTGGTTTTACACAGATAGGAATGGAAATAGGCCACCCCATAAGACTAATGATATATCTCATCCTTTCTCCAAATTTGAGCGCTCCAATTGTTTGGATGGGTGTATTTTACGGGATTGAACTTGTTATACTTGCAGTGGAACTGTATATAATATTTAAACCTAATAAGAAAGAGTCGGATCATAATACGGCTAAAATTGTCGGATTCTTTGCACTTCTTGTTGGAGTTCTTGCAACCAGTAACCTTGGGTATGTTTTCGGTTCTTTAAATGCAAGACCATTCTATCATGGAGTATATTTTTCAATATTTCTGGTGATTTCAGGTATAACAGCCGGTGCTGCCCTTTTGCTGGCAATTCATAATATAATTTACAAATTTAAAGTTCCCGAGAGTCTTCACAGCAGTATGAAAGCTCTTGGCAAACTTATGGGAGCCGGAATCGGAGTAATGATATTTTTATATCTGTGGAAAATACTTTCATCTCTGTATACTCAGCCCGGGGATAGTTATCTTGCGGCAAAAGCGCTGCTCACCGGTCCGTTAAGTATTAATTTTTGGGTTGGGGAATTGCTGCTCGCCGTAGTTTTACCGCTTGCAATAATAGTGTTTTCAAAGGCGTCCAATATGAAGGCATTAGGCATCGCCGGTATAATTTTTATGGTCGGCTTATTCTTTACCCGGTATGATTTTATTGTTGCCGGTCAGCTTCCTCCAATGAGGGAAGGACTCGCCGGTTCTGGTGTTCATACAGTAAATGGATTAGCTCAATATTCTCCCTCAGCTACTGAATGGATGATATTTGCTCTGGGATGGGGGGTATTCCTGGTTTTGTATTTTCTTGCAGAACGTTTCCTCATCTTGGATACAAAGGAACATTAA
- a CDS encoding DUF134 domain-containing protein: MPRQDKIRFVGYDPEVKNFKPSGLPSVKLDKVDLTIDEFEAIRLADYLGYDHENAALLMNISRPTFSRLIVRARHKVADFLVGAKELIIKGGNIEFVTRQQCDKCGLEVLNGNNNKFKHKCK; the protein is encoded by the coding sequence GTGCCCAGACAAGATAAAATAAGATTTGTTGGTTATGATCCGGAAGTAAAAAATTTTAAACCGAGTGGCTTACCATCTGTCAAACTTGATAAAGTAGATTTAACAATTGATGAGTTCGAAGCAATCAGACTTGCTGATTATTTGGGATATGATCATGAAAATGCCGCTCTCCTGATGAATATTTCAAGACCGACATTTTCACGTCTTATTGTAAGAGCCAGACACAAAGTAGCTGATTTTCTGGTGGGAGCAAAGGAGCTCATTATCAAAGGCGGTAATATAGAATTTGTGACCAGGCAGCAGTGTGATAAATGCGGACTTGAAGTGCTAAATGGCAATAATAATAAATTCAAACATAAGTGTAAATAG
- a CDS encoding DUF5320 domain-containing protein: MPGLDRRGPFGNGPKTGRGLGKCSDNSEFARLERDRPRYGRCRHKTCRGRHGNKTDVREN, translated from the coding sequence ATGCCCGGGTTAGACAGAAGAGGCCCTTTTGGAAACGGCCCTAAAACGGGTAGGGGTTTAGGAAAATGCAGTGACAACAGTGAATTTGCCAGACTTGAAAGAGACAGACCGCGCTATGGAAGATGCAGACACAAAACTTGTAGAGGCAGACATGGAAATAAAACAGACGTAAGGGAGAATTAA